One window from the genome of Eucalyptus grandis isolate ANBG69807.140 chromosome 7, ASM1654582v1, whole genome shotgun sequence encodes:
- the LOC104453810 gene encoding transcription factor TGA2.3 — MQSFKAAPPTNPDIYCPASFFLRGDDVMSRNQTRFPDLGELEQSVAAFHHEDAVDLSPSSAFSLKPNNSIAFVANNLSYGGLNPCMSSSGVVTVSSGGGGGGGGGGGGCVEMGEIYEKGGGNGGSLGNVQGIENWADSGMAAPDNSQQTDTSTDVDTDDKRHFYRVQRGALVAVDSADQSKMRMSDVKTLRRLAQNREAAKKSRLRKKAYVQQLENSRFRLMQLEQELQRARQQGIFVGSGNPGDLSHNMAAIGNGAMAFDTDYARWLDEHQRLINDLRSGVNSQLNDNELRMRVDAVMVHHDQIFRLKNIGAKADVFHILSGMWKTPAERCFMWLGGFRSSELLKILGNHLEPLTDQQLMGICNLQQSSQQAEDALSQGMEALQQSLVDTLSSTTLSPTGSGNVAEYMGQMAIAMGKLATLENFVHQADLLRQQTLQQMHRILTTRQAARALLVINDYISRLRALSSLWLARPRTENICSAKLF; from the exons ATGCAGAGCTTCAAAGCAGCTCCTCCAACGAACCCCGACATATATTGCCCAGCTTCCTTCTTTCTCAG AGGTGACGATGTGATGAGCCGGAACCAGACCCGCTTCCCGGATCTCGGCGAGCTCGAGCAGTCCGTTGCTGCATTTCATCACGAAGATGCTGTTGATTTAAGCCCAA GCTCTGCCTTCAGCCTTAAGCCCAACAACAGCATCGCTTTTGTTGCAAACAATCTGAGCTATGGAGGCTTGAACCCG TGCATGAGCTCTTCGGGAGTAGTGACAGTGTCttcaggaggaggaggaggaggaggagggggaggaggagggtgtGTGGAAATGGGGGAGATTTacgagaaaggaggaggaaacgGCGGGTCATTGGGGAATGTGCAGGGTATTGAGAACTGGGCTGACTCGGGCATGGCTGCTCCAGACAACAGCCAACAGACGGATACATCTACGGATGTTGACACTGATGACAAGCGCCAT TTTTATCGGGTTCAGCGAGGAGCGCTCGTGGCTGTTGACTCTGCGGATCAATCTAAAATGAGAATGAGTGATGTTAAG ACGCTCCGCAGACTGGCCCAAAATAGAGAAGCTGCGAAAAAGAGTCGACTTAGAAAGAAG GCATACGTTCAGCAACTGGAAAATAGTAGGTTCAGGCTTATGCAACTGGAACAGGAGCTTCAACGAGCACGCCAGCAG GGTATATTTGTTGGTTCTGGAAATCCTGGGGATCTCAGTCATAACATGGCTGCCATTGGCAATG GGGCCATGGCCTTTGACACCGACTATGCCCGGTGGCTTGATGAGCATCAACGGCTGATCAATGACCTAAGATCTGGAGTGAACTCCCAATTGAATGACAATGAACTACGGATGCGCGTGGATGCTGTGATGGTTCACCACGACCAGATATTTAGACTGAAGAACATAGGTGCGAAGGCCGATGTGTTCCACATACTCTCTGGCATGTGGAAGACGCCTGCCGAGAGGTGTTTCATGTGGTTGGGCGGTTTCCGTTCATCTGAACTTCTCAAG ATACTAGGGAACCACCTGGAGCCTTTGACGGATCAACAGTTGATGGGTATATGTAATCTGCAGCAATCCTCACAACAGGCTGAAGATGCTTTATCTCAGGGAATGGAAGCTCTGCAGCAATCTCTCGTGGACACACTTTCTTCGACCACACTGAGTCCTACTGGTTCAGGCAACGTCGCAGAATACATGGGCCAAATGGCTATTGCGATGGGAAAGTTGGCCACTCTCGAAAACTTCGTTCACCAG GCTGACCTCTTGAGACAGCAGACGCTCCAACAGATGCATCGGATATTAACCACCCGCCAAGCAGCCCGCGCTCTTCTCGTCATCAATGACTACATCTCACGTCTCCGAGCTCTAAGTTCATTATGGTTAGCTCGTCCTAGGACTGAAAACATCTGTTCTGCTAAACTCTTCTGA